TTTTATTCAGTGCTATTGAAAAACAGTgtgtataaaatagttattttaatatcaaatcgTTGGAAATTGGACAATGTAGGCACAAATATTGCCAGTCCAGTCCGAAATATATTCGATAGCGACATTCGTGCAATTAAAACGGTGGTCGCAGGCTACGTACGTAGTTAATTAATCTCATTTGTTATCTGCAATTTTAAATTCCGTTACACACTAGTGCCGTTGTTTATTAAGggctgatattttaatttatttcgaaCTCAGTACAAGCCATTTAAACCGCGGTTGCTCAGAAAATATACAGTTGTTGAGATACTTAACTAAACTTACGTCAACTGACTATTCGGTGAAGCTTCTAGAATATGACTTCGATTGTCAAACTgagaattattttgaatatgatttgatatttgaaacaaaTCTCAGCTTGCGTTTTGGTAACTTTggtgtattactactatacgtAAAAGATAATGCCGTAAACTAAAGCATCACACAATTTTAAACAGCACTACTCTCAAGCAATTTGCTTTTCTACGATACTCATTAAAATGACAGAAACTGCAAGGGTTAGAAGCGTTTTGTTAAAATTGAGTGACGGTTCAGTACTTATCCGACAATTATGACTACAAATATCACTACATTTTTATAGCACAAATTGAAGGTCACTTTTCGAAAACATCGCCATTGTCCCCGCTCGCTTCAGGTACTACTAATGCCAGGAGTGGAGTGAGATGTGTTCCTTGACTGGTACGAAGACTGGCTTCTCGACATGTACGGTGTTGACAACAGGTACATGGACAGTTTGGATCACAGGCACAGTCTTGACAATGGGAACCTCTTTGATGACGGGTACTGGTTTGATGACTGGTACTGTCTTGATGATAGGTACCGTTTCGACGTGGTGGTGGTGCAGTGTGTGCACTTCGTAAGGCACGTGGATGCGGATGCTAGAAAAGGAATAGGAGAtcaattaataaagtatttcatGTAGTAGCAAGAAAAAATTGGTGTCTTACTCttactaattattttacaacacaagtattaaaagaaaatttggaTGTATTTTTTgcatccaatttttttttacaagattATACTTTATCACAAAAAAAGTTCACTTAAGTTTAACATTTATGGTTGTATATTATGAGGCACTTCGATGCAAGTATAGATAAAGTTTTAATCCAGGTTAACCACGAAGGTAACttctaacataaaatatttattagattttctagtttgttctaattttattatattttggtacaaaataCATTTGAGAACAGTTTAGCTTTGCCCATAAAAAGCCAAACACGAGACAAGCTAActataaacaaacaactttatGGGACAGTAATGCGTATAATGTCACACAATTGTGTGTTTATACCAAAAGGCATAACTACAAAACACGTAGGTGTACAACAGCAGTACATAACTCATGTCGCGGCTGCCATTAGCAGTTATGTCTGCCATAAATCTACCAGATAGACACCCAGATATTATCACATTTATCGCACATCTACCAAATTTCGCGATAGTCGGATAATTATGCGAGGGGGAACGAGATGGCGATAGGAAATTGAGAGCAATTCATTAGCTTGCGTCTCTGTCTTTTGGGGGAAGTAATTGGTCGTAATTTTTGGTCTGAGGCTCGTTACACGAAAATTTTGTTGATTAGTTTTAAATCCTGTTTTGTGATTTAGTTAGAGCATGCAATTTCGTATTATAATTGCATGTTTAAAACAACTGGCTGCCTATAAAAAGTTAACATGGTAtatactaaagaaaaaaatatgggaATATGTACTCACCGTGTATGGTGGCCATGGGGGTCCGGTTCAGGTACAGGGTTGGCCAAGCACATATGGCTGGCTACCACCACGGCTAAGGTCAACTGAAAACATAAAGTAATACTATTAAGCACAGTccttatttaaacaaaacatcaacATTTTAAGTCCATTTTTTTACGTATGacgataaataataaagttcacAATTAAAAGTCGTGAAAAAAACgaacttttaaattaagtaaaaagcGTAGCACAAATcctaattataaacaaaattttaatcacTACTTTCGGCATGAGTTACAAATACTGTCAATCAAGAATCAGTAGAGAATTACTGTTTAGAAATGCCCATACTAAGAAGGACCTAGATATAGATTAAGCTTAATAGTATGGTAATGATTTCGAGCTTTGAATgacacattatattatattagatcATTGGTATGTAAAAACCACACGAACACTCTTCTGCACGGTAAatctttattcaaaataaaattaattaaaatattcagatttaAGTTCATTCTAGACCTTTGTCCGagatagttttatataaagcaAAAATCGTAATCGGAAAGTcctaattcaataaaaaatatggcaaaataaaaagaaaactttccATGCCACAAAATTCTTGGAaaaataaacgtataaaaatctgttaaaaataaaatactcacaGCGATGTTACGATACATGTTGTCGAGTGAAGTGTTACTGTGTAATGTGTACGATGAGCCCGCGGGCCCGTTAATATGCACTACGTAGACGTCGGTTGTGCAAGACTCTGCCACCGTTACGGTTCCTGGTTTGCTTGCGTACAAACTTACTCCTAGGAATTACTAGTAGTATCGACATTATGCTAAATACGAAGGACCACGTTAATGAGTAATTTCAGAATGTTGGAGCTACCATTAAAGGAAAGACTGTCTAATTTTTGCAACTGATTTTCCCAATACTTGTAAAAAGGCGTTTCGCTATTGGTTAATATTGGATCCTTCTAGAAAGCCTACTAAAAGTACATTTCTTGCTTTTAAATGCATATTGACATAAAGCTGTGTTTTACTGcctaattcttttaaaattggAATTAGCATTATTCTTCTGCTAAATATCAGCCGATCATTATTGTCTTTAACTTATCTCGTCTTAAGTTGCTCATCACTGCTTGCTGTCAACTAACTTGTTACTCTGTCTTTGGTCACTTCATCTATTCATATTTGTGTGCTTATAATAAAACCTCGTCTTTTGAATATCGttactttattaacaaattactAAAGACaacacaaatttaaataaatttaaaaacacgACTAATCGTTGTACTATCATAACTACTGCACCTGTATCTATCACGCGAACATCTTTTCTAAACATGgaacatttaacaaaaacatttcgaGCAGGTTAGTTGAGTCAGTTCATAACTACTTCTATATTCGTATTTATTACAGGTTTGTATTAGTTTCCCCAaatcttatataaaaaagttgttgcaataaataaaaaatcattttaccggattttttatttatgatattatttcaaCGTTCTAGCTTATTATAGTGAAGGAAATCTAGTTTTCCTGACGTCACTGTTTAATGAACGATatcgtattatttatatacaaaacattGTAAGCTATGATTACTATCAGCCTTGAGTTCAAACCCGCCACGGAAAAGAAACCTAAACTTGGCAACCAAAGAACTAGGCCGTGATTGCCCCTTGACtgaattgatttatttgtttgtaatagtAAAACTGTTGCGAAATTCCCCTGTGAGTATTGCTATTCACGCTCGGGCGACCATAGACattacttatttctttattgATGAGTTTCACGCATGTGTGATTGGCCAGGATGTCAAGGACTCGTCTGCAATATCGAGAAAGTACACGTAAATGCAATGCTGTGAGAATGCAGTTAATTGTATATTAGGTACCGATATGTAGAACATTTCGTGCAGTTGTACATTTCAGTTTATTGTAATCAATTGCGTTCGTTTATGTAATTGTGATGCTTCAATAATTTCCTCCCGTGTTTCGTGCCACGATTCTAAATAACTAGTAAAGTCTGTATTCTGTTGTGGTGTTGTCGTATTTATGTTCACTGTATGGTCGATAATATAACAATACTTTGTGTAAAACACTCGCTACAATAATTCCCCATATTTGAGTTGGGAAAAACAAAGGAACAACGATTGCCATTCCCACAATTACCGcagtttgtttaaaaatctcGTGGAAAAATTCAGGTTGAATTTTAGCTGGCTACAAATAAGAACTGGGTTGAAATCAAAATGCATCATGTGTGAGAAGCGATGGTGGAGTGCAATCAAGTGTATTTCCCTTGGCTCCTCACCTGCCGAGCAAAACTGCAGTTTTCGGTTTGTTGTTTTTCAAAGTGATTCGCTTTGTGCCTAGACCAGTTTCAGTTTTAAACGTAGATGGCGAAAGTTTTGACTATTCCTGACGGCCCTGTGCTGTATGAAAGTTGGTGTGATATGTTTTTCACCGTACTGCTAATTACACAGTAACATGTATCCTTTCAGTTCAAACGCGCCACTAGTCACgctattaaattatacattctgtatcacgataaataatgtaacatttaacaaactaagtaagtatttaatgtTTCCAAAAGCCGTCGTCCGTAATCCCCAACATTAGGCAGTTTCctcttaaaataatactatactaATTATGGGCTAGTTGAGCTCATAAAACCTCTACAAGAGGTCCGTAAGTCGTCCCTGCTTTGAAGCCGCGATACTTGAGAGGCTTACAGGTGTAATCCCCTCACAGGTCACTCTGACGTCACCTGTGCGCggatttactttttttatacaatGCCATATGTTCTGTTTGCGCGgttgaaagaaaacaattttatggATAAAGGGGAACaggaaaatgttgaaataagtAGCTCTTTTTTGCTGTCAGCTTTCTTTTGGTTAGGTTAGGGTTAAGCTGTATCGCTTGCTTTTTATGTTGGcaatttcaatgttttatcTGTTGCTGTATTATTTGACAGCTGTTGTTTTTAAACAGATTGATATGTAATCTGTTAGGATAGCATCACATACGTAGCTTGAAAGGaaatttatgaataattatgaaaaaccGTTTTTTCCGGGTTGCCCATTTAAATATGTTACTTATATAATAGTCTATTTACTTTacgttaaaaaacaaaaatgggccaaaaatgtgaaaataaatcaacattttaaCGTGGCCGCGCCATATTTGGCGTATGCCACAAATCATTCCGGGCACATGCCATGTATCGGCTGGCATTCATCTCGCGCGCTTTTTGACAGCTCACTGCAGCCGCCATATTGTTGTGACAGCTAGCGAATTTCAAAATTCCGTGttgcaaatataaaatttgcagGGTTTATACAATATTTGAATAAACAGCTATAAAGTTAATAGGATCGTATCACATATTACAATAAACACTGTCTAcagagaataaataaatgaaaagttaTTATAGCAATAAAGTTGTACAAATCTACAAAAAGCTGAaactagtatattttattaaagacctTACTCGTAGCtcttttgtaaaaacaaattgtaataatacaaGTTTATTATGAATATTCTTTACTCGGAATTTAAACcactcaaagaaaatatttgtagaaataaaccatttatttcaACTCCGGTATTATACTACCGTCAATCAACGTGATGAACCCTTGACATtttgaatacatattttgttattcttgctacaaaataattgtgttcTATGAAAATGTTTGCAGTTCACGGTTAACTAATTATttcttgttgtttgttttcgtGTTAGGTAGTCCGATATTAAGGTATTGTAAGTCGTTAACGTctgttttaatacaaataaatgtgtaaGTCCATTTTTGTGAAACCTATCAGTGTGCACTTTGTCAATTAAAAACTATCTTGTGCTgtaattttgcatttttgtgCAATAAcgaagtatttaaaatataactcctttacttttttttttggtttttaccTACCCCTAAGGGATTGGCGTGATTCTATGCATATATGTATAGAACTCCTTTGTACGTAAACACGCTAAGCAATATTTACTACAAACAAAACCAACAGACTATAATGAGAACGTTGCTTAATGGTAGCTTTTAAACCTAGCTTTAGTTTTAAACTCTGTCATTAATCTAATTTCTGTCGTGCACCACAAACAAGGGATTTGCGTATCAAATTATAGGAATTAGAGGCAATTACATTTACCGCCTATTATCTAGTAGCCTTCAttgaatttattgatattgtagAGCTTATtcaatttatgaatattaacATTTCGTGTCACTAGATGTCGTTGTTGATTATATCAagtgacattattttattagtgttaCATTACATAGTACCGTGGCGATTTCTTACCACAaacaactatcgacaaccggctagctatcaagaaaaaaattataaaattctgaTTAGTGCCTCTAGCGGTTGCcctaggaattatttttgcagtatgtATATTAAGTGTCAAACTGTGTCTGTAGGCATCTGCGCTGCAGTAGCGCGTTTTCCTTCAGTAGGTTCTGTCGAGTGTCAAggttttgacatttgaaatatgctgccaaaatagttcctatggagcccgctagaggcgttaaTCAGATTTTAGagcaaaatttctcgaaagctagccggttgtcggtagtcaatagtggtagagaatagagCTACAGTTCATTTCGGTTACGTTTCTAGGAGTCggatattatgaaaatgtttatgtacctggaaatataagtaaaatttcGTAATGTGTTTTATGTGGAAATCGGAATGAACATTGATTATGGCAATTTACAAAAGGATGATGATATAAATTGCGTGGCGATATGCAATGTTGATTAACAAAAATTTCCTGGATGCATATAGttattgattgctttattgCTTGCccttttaaacatttattcgtATAATCTTCTTTAGATCAGTACATTGTTAAGTTAATTGCCTCACAATTTTCTGAAGGTGTTCTCTCAATCGACCTTTGCGTCTATAAATATGGACCATGTAATGAGCCTGACCTATATCAACCTTGCACTGATTATAGCGCGTAACCTTCGTATTCTGTGAAAGAACAAGTACGGACAATCTTTGTTAATACATTTACAGTCTTAAGACTCCAATAATCAGACATTTTCTACCGAAATGTTGTTACTTTAGGATTTGTAGTTCAATATCGAAGAAAAACTGATGGAAAACGATCTatctttgactgcctctgtggcgaaACACGAGTATATTGCCTACAACTTCTGtaataaaaggcgtgatattatgtatgtaaaacgaTCTACCAGTACATCTTTCCATCACaatatacttatatgtataaggTGTAAGTACCTATCAACAGTATtgcacataatattaataactagtgCAATTAGTTCCCGATATCGACATAGTTTACCAACTACCTTGCAAATCGTGACGTTTCTCCACTTATTGGTTTCGAGCATGTGTAAAGTTGTATTGTCATTGGATTCTCTACCATATTTCTGTAGTAATAAGGTTAGTTATggatttttatgatttaattgtGGTTGACGAAGTTTCTTGTAGGTTTTCAGATGGTCTGTAAGTGGTTTGAGGATGTTTTGAGTACGATTTTTGTTGTTTCTAGGTCTGACTACTATCGTAATGATACGCGTATCTTATAATGGCAGAGtaattgataaaatacttattttttacatattgtaATGTGTGGCTTTTTTTCAATGAAGGCAACCCGAATATAAGGAGTTCGTGTTCTTATAACTTACAGTTACTTATACCGATGATTTTCGTAGCCCGATTCATTGTTCCACAATGGTCTGTCTGCTCCTATTTGACCATCTTGGTCAATTTAGGGCTAAGCTCCCATAcgtttagaataatattataagccctagtacatttttaattaactacaTCATAATCTCTATTATCCCCATTCCATACGTTCATGAAAATGTATAACGTATAGAACAAAACCCATCTAACACATTCCATTAAAACGAAATTgcaatttaaaaactaatacaTAAATTATGAGGGCCAGTTTACAATACAACGCCTTCATAAATGCTTAATTCATACGCTGGAAAGAATGCAAAACCGACATCCCGCTTTCGAGTTCTAGCAAAGTATAACTCGGCAAAATAAGAGAGTTACTCGCATTATACCACCGCCGCCATTATACGAACATTCTACACAGTATAGGGTTACCTCTCGCATACTCAATGGCTCTTAAAGTATCGAATAACGGTCAGTAAATGCAATATTCGCTGTAGCCCTACAGTGTCGGTGTTCAATTACTTTCATCACCTTGTTTGTTAGACTAGAAATGCAACAATTTCTCTATTTGGTAATACTTTTATAAGCTTCTAACATCTGTTTGGAATTCATGTCGAATTATAAACCTTATTGCTTTATAATAAGAGTGTTTAAAATCAATCTACGATTGTGCAATCGACGACTTCCATAAAACGTCAAATGTTTTTAGTTGCAATTGAATAGTGGACGTTACGGCACAGTTACATAAATCAAGAAATTAGGTAAGAAAGGGTTTGCCAGCTCATTGACTGGCAAATTTTCTGGTTTTCCCTTATTAATAAACGTTTGCGTTGTGAAAGTATGGAGTGACTGTTCCTGTTTGCACATAACTAATGAACCGTGTGCCTTGCTGCTAGCATTGACCTCATCTATGATGTAAAGTAGATTGCTCTAACATGCTATTGTAGCCACTTCTACTTTATGAACTGGTGTTACTTTTATgtcttgttttataaaatatcgtgCACTTATATGATAGGTAAAATATGTTAGCTATGTTGGGAATGTTTTCAGTTGAGAAAATTTACATTGAGATTTTCCTTACGCATATTAAGACTTTGCAACAAATTTCTTGCCTAATCCAGAATCCAGCGAAGGTCTCTGAGGTCCATAccaaattttttattgttaattttctgGACTATACAATCCTATATATTCTCTAATAGTACTACTAAAACTGTTGTATACTAATATATCCTTTCTAAAGCACGatgaaaataacaaatgttGACTACCTATTTTACATCTATGTACATCTCCATCTAAATACAGCCGTGATATTACAATCCCGGTATGAAATGCTAACTCCGTAACTCGTATTACGGTCGGAGTTCTATCAAAGCGGGTCGAACTATTTGATCAAAGTGTCTTCAATAAGCAATAGTTGTCTTATACAAGTGAATAGGAGATCGACGGTATTACGCATGTAAATCAAGATGGTTGGCAGTCTGAAGGTGTTTGCCTGTGAGAACTGGGTTTTGTTCGCGTTCTGCTTATTTTATTGGAATTGGGCCGTGATGTAATGTTTGAATGTAATTCTATTGATTCTTTGCCGATTTACGTGAGTTGTAAATTCTAGTGTTGTTGTGTAAACTATTGGAGTCGTCTAAGCTGATATTAGGTGACATAGATTTTTGATATCGTTTAAAACTCAATCCACGAACCTAATAtgtgtattattgttttatacaagACCTTATAATGTTCTAAAAGACTTCAGGCACATGTGTAGTACAGACAAACAGATATGTAAATTGCAAATATACATTCTTACACACTACTACTCACACAAACAGTATTCGCAGGTCACATTTCTGGGAGTGACTTTTCTCTTATTGATCAAATGATCTACAcaataatgcatttttataaaaataattctgcCAAAAAGCTGTCTTTAAAAGAATACGAAAGAGTTTAATTCTTTTGGCTTAGTTCCAAAGTTGACACTCATCTTAACTGCAATTTAATTGTAGCACTCTTTAGTTATTACCAGTAACGAATGATATTTTGATGCAGGTATTTTAAAAAGCTATGTTTAAAATACGAAATTTTTTACAGCCAGCCTTTTCTTTTCACCTTGCTTTCCTTTACTCATAGCACTTCGGTAAAAACAAGAATaaatcaattaacaatattttattttttgtacacgaTAATTGGGGGTGTCCCCTTTTCAAGAAGattaaatttctttttaaacatttttctttgtattCCTACAGTAACGAgattacagaaaataaaatgaaacacatCTGAAAAGCGTAATTAACACCGAAAAAGTGAAACTCAGTTATAAGATTCTtaatgtaaatacatatatttacaatcgattatatttattaaaaccaatATAATTACAGATCACCGTTCAATAAACACGATAAAAACCAGCCGCGGAGTACCGCAACACATCAGATACTGTACCTATTAACCGTCGGCTTTATCCCAAAGTTAAGCCAGTTACGTGCATTATATTTCGAAGTACCGATCCTGTACTATCTCCAccattatcatattataatttggCGGCAGCCACGGCGCACGTAATGTGATATTAAACACGCTCCTGACATGACGTGACTGCATCGCACGTTCATTACTGGTATTAAGGATGAACAACTTAGTAATGTCACTTGCTCTTAATAAATCACGGGTGTGTCATCGtttttgtgacgtcatagttgtTCAATGAGGAGAAGAAATCGAGTTGCGGTTTTGGTTAgtggttttatttttggtttgatTTTATCCAGTATAACAATCCTAATGCTGGAAATAGGCGTTTTTAAGAGCGACAGAGATTCTTACACATGACTAAGTGTGATATTCCGTcaacgatttttatttttaacctataaatataaacaactcaaaggtgactgtctgacatagtgatctatcaacgcacagcccaaactactAAACGGATCGCGCTGAAATAtgactaagaaaggattttgatcaattctaacTCGAAGGGGCTAAACAGGGGATGATAGttggtatgaaaattctgtcctaagacacaaaccacgcggacgaagtcgtgggcaaaagctagttataGAGGTATATTGATTAATTAGAGCTgtagttttttaaaaattatttacaaaaacaaacgaaTGTCGGTATTTCTTTTTTCGGTCTTCTCAGAAAATAAtgacttttgactgcctccgtggcgcagtggtttaggtcaccacgccaacactactgcgacgggaggtcgtgggttcgattcccacacgggacaattatttgtgcgatccacaaataattgtttcgggtctggttgtgctttgtgtccgttgtttgtatgtttgtaaaagtccccgcgacacaagagcaattcttagtgcgggagttgtcttttaaacaaaaaaaacaaagaaatggAATAGTGAGTTCCGTAATTCTCAGACTTGCCCAAATTACGTATTCTGTTTGGTTCTTTTGTTAATGAAATGCATTGGATCGTCAACTTTTGTTCTaagataataaaacttttaGGATCAAACATCGTAACAATGGTTAATCCCTGTTTTAATGAGTTTTCGTACGGACGTCGGTTTTTCTTTCGGTGTGAATGACCTGAGACTGTCATGATTAGTACTTTAGgttcattaaaataatcttacttCATTGATAATGTGTTAACTCATTGCTTGCAGACGAAATAAACGAAATgaattaactataatatccaataaaagtaaatctgttttgtagtataaatattaaatcgaGTATGTCAATGTCCATCATTGAAA
The sequence above is drawn from the Anticarsia gemmatalis isolate Benzon Research Colony breed Stoneville strain chromosome 17, ilAntGemm2 primary, whole genome shotgun sequence genome and encodes:
- the LOC142980259 gene encoding uncharacterized protein LOC142980259 — its product is MYRNIALTLAVVVASHMCLANPVPEPDPHGHHTRIRIHVPYEVHTLHHHHVETVPIIKTVPVIKPVPVIKEVPIVKTVPVIQTVHVPVVNTVHVEKPVFVPVKEHISLHSWH